One genomic window of Fusarium fujikuroi IMI 58289 draft genome, chromosome FFUJ_chr01 includes the following:
- a CDS encoding related to beta-hexosaminidase precursor codes for MWSKAKALLAIAAFALTPVDAIWPVPKKISTGDKVLFIDQSIDITYNGDFVCWTPPGSVFDSCNHSAQLDTETLLEKQMPYTYNYQPDAGSKFSSKQIVQAGVSRALQAIFNDNFVPWKLRERNSDFEPDLQKKQWVKSLKIVQTEEDDKSTFKPLAGEVDESYSLTLSEKGEASIKAKSSTGILHGLETFLQLFFKHSSGTSWYTPHAPVTIQDSPEYPYRGILLDVARSFFEVEHIKRTIDAMSWSKLNRLHLHITDSQSWPLEIPALPKLAEKGAYRKGLTYSPEDLAGIYEYGIHRGVEVIMEIDMPGHIGVVELAYKDLIVAYNEKPYQWWCKEPPCGAFRMNSTDVYDFLDTLFEDLFPRISPYSAYFHAGGDELNHNDSMLDPGVRSNKTEVLAPLLQKFVDYTHGKIRDAGLTPFVWEEMITEWNMTLGKDVVIQSWLGNGAVKAMAEAGHKVIDSDYNFWYLDCGRGQWLNFDNGEAFKTYYPFNDWCGPTKSWRLIYSHDPRAGLSEEAAKLVLGGEAAVWTETIDSVNLDTIVWPRAAVMGEVLWSGRTDASGQNRSQYDAAPRLAELRERMVARGVSASPIQMPFCTQGNATECAQFEG; via the exons CCCCCTGGTTCTGTTTTTGATTCCTGTAACCACTCCGCGCAACTTGATACTGAGACCTTGCTTGAAAAACAGATGCCCTACACTTACAACTACCAGCCTGATGCCGGTTCCAAGTTCAGCAGCAAGCAGATCGTTCAGGCCGGTGTGTCACGTGCTCTTCAGGCCATCTTCAACGACAACTTTGTGCCATGGAAGCTTCGTGAGCGCAACTCGGATTTTGAGCCGGAtctgcagaagaagcagtggGTGAAGTCACTCAAGATTGTCCAAACCGAGGAGGATGACAAGAGCACTTTCAAACCTCTCGCtggcgaggttgatgagTCGTATTCGCTCACACTTTCTGAAAAGGGTGAGGCTTctatcaaggccaagtcgTCCACGGGTATTCTGCACGGACTCGAGACATTCTTgcagctcttcttcaagcacAGCTCCGGCACTTCATGGTACACGCCGCACGCGCCTGTCACCATCCAGGATTCGCCCGAGTATCCCTATCGCGGTATTCTGCTTGACGTTGCCCGTAGTTTCTTCGAGGTTGAACACATTAAGCGCACCATCGATGCCATGTCCTGGAGCAAGCTGAATCGCCTTCACCTTCACATAACTGACTCGCAGTCTTGGCCTCTTGAAATTCCCGCTCTGCCCAAGCTGGCAGAGAAGGGAGCATACCGTAAAGGTCTCACCTACTCTCCCGAGGACTTGGCCGGAATTTACGAGTATGGTATCCACCGTGGAGTCGAGGTGATCATGGAGATTGACATGCCTGGCCACATTGGCGTGGTTGAGCTTGCGTACAAGGATCTCATTGTTGCATATAACGAGAAGCCATACCAGTGGTGGTGTAAGGAACCGCCCTGTGGTGCGTTCCGGATGAACAGTACTGACGTATATGACTTCCTCGACACCTTGTTTGAGGATCTCTTCCCTCGCATCTCACCATACAGCGCATATTTCCATGCTGGCGGCGATGAGCTCAACCACAACGACTCCATGCTCGACCCGGGTGTGCGCTCCAACAAGACTGAAGTTCTGGCACCTCTCTTGCAGAAGTTTGTCGATTACACTCACGGCAAGATTCGTGACGCTGGTTTGACTCCGTTTGTTTGGGAGGAGATGATTACTGAGTGGAATATGACACTCGGCAAGGATGTTGTGATTCAGTCGTGGCTCGGCAACGGCGCTGTCAAGGCCATGGCTGAGGCTGGTCACAAGGTCATTGACAGCGATTATAACTTCTGG TATCTTGATTGTGGTCGTGGACAATGGCTCAACTTTGATAATGGCGAAGCTTTCAAGACCTACTACCCGTTCAACGACTGGTGCGGCCCCACCAAGAGCTGGCGGCTCATCTACTCACACGACCCTCGTGCCGGTCTGTCTGAGGAGGCTGCCAAGCTTGTCCTTGGCGGTGAGGCGGCGGTATGGACAGAAACCATCGACAGCGTCAACCTTGACACTATTGTCTGGCCCCGCGCCGCTGTTATGGGCGAGGTTCTCTGGTCAGGCCGAACCGACGCCTCAGGTCAGAACAGATCGCAGTACGACGCTGCACCTCGACTGGCTGAGCTGCGCGAGCGCATGGTAGCTCGTGGTGTAAGTGCCTCGCCAATCCAGATGCCGTTCTGCACACAGGGCAATGCTACCGAGTGCGCACAGTTTGAAGGATAA
- a CDS encoding related to n-alkane-inducible cytochrome P450 gives MGVVEALLEQISVKTTFIVLFIAYGVYSIICRIDEHRRIRRLGRYGPQLKTYAPWSLDLVVRFVRSTVKHNNLASWRDGIFGPLNSWTAEARLLGVRTIFTADPANLKAILATQFVDYGKGQPFHAEWKDFLGDSIFTTDGPSWHASRQLIRPQFTRDRVSDLHCFEAHMQTLFKAIANRGPLQGEGQLVDMNNTDGKVLDISDLFFRYTLDVATEFLLGWDVKSLTTPKQEFAEAFNEVQHIQNIIARVGKLRHIIPKYRFWRGLNTVNHFINFYIERALRLSPEELASKTKDDHSYTFLHALAGFTRDRTVLRDQIIAVLLAGRDTTAATLSWTLYELGRYPNAVRKLRAEIISTLGTERTPTYEDLKSMSYLKAVLNETLRLYPAVPFNVRLALKDTTLPRGGGPDGSEPLPVLKDSPVAYSTLVMQRRSDLYPPISDTFADPQIFSPERWAHWHPKPHDYIPFNAGPRICIGQQFALTEMSYVLVRLFQKFDRVESQMKDVDGGEPLLKADIVLSPGQGVKVAFWEAQD, from the exons ATGGGTGTCGTAGAAGCTCTTCTGGAGCAAATCTCCGTCAAGACCACattcatcgtcctcttcatcgcctaCGGAGTCTATTCTATCATCTGTCGCATTGACGAACACCGAAGAATCAGACGCCTCGGTCGCTATGGACCTCAACTGAAAACATATGCTCCTTGGA gccttgatctcgtcgTGAGATTCGTCAGATCTACAGTCAAGCACAACAACCTGGCATCCTGGAGAGATGGTATCTTTGGGCCCTTGAACTCATGGACGGCTGAGGCTCGCCTTCTTGGTGTTCGAACAATTTTCACCGCCGACCCAGCGAACCTCAAAGCCATATTGGCAACCCAGTTCGTCGACTACGGCAAAGGACAGCCATTCCACGCAGAATGGAAGGACTTTCTCGGTGATAGTATCTTCACTACTGATGGCCCTTCCTGGCATGCTAGTCGGCAGCTCATCAGGCCTCAATTTACAAGGGACCGTGTGAGTGACTTGCACTGCTTCGAGGCCCATATGCAGACTCTTTTCAAGGCCATTGCGAACCGAGGACCACTTCAAGGCGAGGGCCAACTTGTCGATATGAACAATACAGATGGAAAGGTCTTGGACATCAGTGATTTATTCTTCCGCTATACTCTCGACGTGGCTACTGAGTTTCTTCTCGGGTGGGATGTCAAGTCTCTCAC TACGCCAAAGCAAGAATTTGCAGAAGCCTTCAATGAAGTCCAGCACATTCAAAACATCATCGCTCGTGTCGGAAAACTTCGCCATATTATCCCCAAGTATCGTTTCTGGCGCGGTCTCAACACGGTCAACcacttcatcaacttctacATTGAACGTGCACTCCGTCTAAGCCCCGAAGAGTTGGCTTCCAAGACGAAGGACGATCACAGCTATACGTTTCTGCATGCACTCGCTGGCTTTACACGGGACCGAACAGTCCTCCGTGATCAGATAATCGCTGTTCTGCTTGCGGGGCGAGATACCACTGCTGCGACGCTATCGTGGACTCTCTATGAACTTGGTAGATATCCTAATGCTGTGAGAAAGTTGCGCGCTGAGATCATTTCCACACTTGGAACTGAGCGCACGCCAACATACGAGGATCTCAAGAGTATGAGTTATCTCAAGGCTGTTCTCAACGAAACTCTTCGTCTATACCCGGCTGTTCCTTTCAACGTTCGTCTTGCTCTCAAGGACACGACCCTTCCTCGAGGCGGCGGTCCAGATGGTTCTGAGCCGCTCCCCGTTCTGAAGGACTCGCCAGTTGCATATTCCACCCTCGTCATGCAGAGACGTTCGGATCTGTATCCTCCTATCAGCGATACATTTGCTGATCCTCAGATCTTCAGCCCCGAGAGATGGGCCCACTGGCATCCCAAGCCCCATGATTACATCCCTTTCAACGCTGGTCCCAGAATCTGCATCGGTCAGCAGTTTGCTTTGACGGAGATGAGCTATGTTCTGGTTCGCCTGTTCCAGAAATTTGATCGTGTGGAGAGTCAGATGAAGGACGTTGATGGAGGCGAGCCGCTCCTCAAAGCAGACATTGTCTTGTCACCAGGCCAGGGAGTCAAGGTTGCATTCTGGGAAGCCCAGGATTAG
- a CDS encoding related to ARO8-aromatic amino acid aminotransferase I translates to MLPAVRGSRFGPLVRHGRSLHTTSRCLSSAEAAPAARPAHYDTSQQLSAIDAVKERRLKAGKLVAGVAAASDSDMFKGPTTGLPKSKRWDNHLSHESRVREPCTLKQAARYMKKPGLISLGGGLPSSEVFPIAELGFKVPVAPKFSEKETEESGQTVTIGKYDVRDRGGTYDLSIACNYGQATGSPQMMRYLTEHTEIVYNPPYADWKVCQTIGSTGALEEALRMFCDKDRGDSILTEDFSFSTALETVGPLGVKAFGVAIDEEGLVPEAMDELLSNWDAKERGSRKPHVLYTVPSGQNPTGATQGAERRKAVYAVAQKHDLYIIEDEPYYFLQMQPYTGRDQPEVPPPETVEEFVSSLIPSLLSIDIDGRVMRMDSFSKVLVPGSRLGWITASEQIVERYIRHAEVASQGPSGFSQVILYKLLDETWGHEGYLRWLMNLRLEYTKKRNALLAACEDHLPSDLASWTPPVAGMFMWINIDHKKHPEAGKRSIVDIEEEIFNSCIENGVLIARGSWFLTEKDKAPPGLFFRATYASATPENMNKAIERFGKAVRDSFGRK, encoded by the exons ATGCTCCCAGCTGTGAGAGGATCGCGTTTTGGGCCATTGGTTCGACATGGTCGGTCACTTCATACCACATCGCGATGCCTGTCAAGCGCCGAGGCTGCCCCGGCTGCCCGTCCAGCGCATTATGATACCTCTCAGCAGCTCTCCGCTATCGATGCCGTGAAGGAGAGACGGCTGAAAGCGGGAAAACTCGTGGCTggagttgctgctgcttcagATAGTGACATGTTCAAGGGACCG ACTACTGGACTACCCAAGTCCAAGCGATGGGATA ACCATTTGAGCCACGAGAGTAGGGTGCGAGAACCATGCACTCTCAAGCAAGCAGCTCGCTACATGAAGAAACCTGGCCTTATCTCACTGGGCGGTGGCCTGCCGTCCAGTGAAGTTTTCCCTATCGCTGAACTCGGTTTCAAGGTTCCCGTCGCACCAAAGTTCTCCGAGAAAGAGACTGAAGAATCGGGTCAGACTGTAACAATTGGAAAATATGACGTGAGAGATCGCGGAGGCACTTATGACTTGTCCATCGCTTGCAACTACGGCCAAGCCACGGGATCCCCGCAGATGATGAGATACTTGACTGAACACACTGAGATTGTGTATAACCCTCCCTATGCAGACTGGAAAGTTTGCCAGACAATCGGCAGCACTGGAGCATTAGAAGAGGCGCTACGGATGTTCTGTGACAAGGATCGTGGCGACTCAATACTCACTGAGGATTTCAGCTTCTCGACCGCCCTGGAAACAGTTGGTCCTCTTGGTGTGAAGGCATTTGGCGTGGCGATCGACGAAGAGGGCCTCGTCCCCGAGGCTATGGATGAGCTCTTGTCAAACTGGGATGCTAAGGAACGAGGTTCGAGGAAGCCCCATGTGTTGTATACTGTCCCTTCAGGACAGAATCCCACAGGCGCAACACAAGGAGCCGAGAGACGAAAGGCCGTCTATGCCGTCGCACAAAAGCACGATCTATACATCATCGAAGATGAACCATACTACTTCCTCCAGATGCAACCCTACACAGGTCGCGACCAGCCAGAAGTGCCACCACCAGAGACGGTGGAGGAGTTTGTATCGTCTCTCATTCCGTCACTTCTAAGCATCGATATTGACGGACGAGTTATGCGTATGGACTCCTTCTCAAAGGTTCTCGTGCCAGGCTCCCGTCTTGGCTGGATAACAGCGTCGGAACAAATTGTTGAGAGGTATATCCGACACGCTGAAGTCGCAAGCCAGGGCCCCAGTGGCTTCTCCCAGGTCATTCTGTATAAGTTGCTTGATGAGACATGGGGACACGAGGGTTACTTACGATGGCTGATGAATTTGCGACTGGAGTATACAAAGAAGCGCAATGCTCTTCTGGCCGCTTGCGAAGATCACCTACCTAGTGATCTTGCTAGTTGGACCCCCCCTGTCGCTGGCATGTTT ATGTGGATTAATATTGATCATAAAAAGCATCCTGAAGCAGGAAAGCGAAGCATCGTCGATATCGAAGAAGAGATTTTCAACTCCTGTATCGAGAATGGTGTTCTTATCGCCCGGGGCTCGTGGTTCTTGactgagaaggacaaggcaCCACCGGGACTCTTCTTCAGAGCGACGTATGCATCTGCAACGCCTGAGAATATGAACAAGGCCATTGAAAGATTCGGGAAGGCTGTGAGGGATAGCTTTGGTAGGAAGTAG